The following are encoded together in the Daucus carota subsp. sativus chromosome 5, DH1 v3.0, whole genome shotgun sequence genome:
- the LOC108220008 gene encoding histone deacetylase 8: protein MSTATEAPCSSEDRRIHVFWHEGMLQHDTGKGVFDSGIDPGFLDVLDKHPENSDRIKNMLSILKRGPISPFLSWHSGRPALINELYSFHTREYINELIEADRCGGREFCSGTFLNPGSWHASLLAAGTALAAMKHILDGSGKIAYTLVRPPGHHAQPTQADGYCFLNNAGLAVQFALDTGCRKVVVVDIDVHYGNGTAEGFYRSNKVLTVSLHMNHGSWGSSHPQSGSVEEVGEEEGFGYNLNIPLPNGTGDKGYKYAMTKIVAPAVQKFEPDMVVLVVGQDSSAFDPNGRQCLTMEGYREIGKITRSLADKHSDGRLLIVQEGGYHVTYSAYCLHATLEGVLNLPHPLLTDPIAYYPEQESYSIQVIDSIEQYQKDVPILKGI from the exons ATGTCGACTGCTACTGAAGCTCCATGTTCATCAGAAGATAGAAGAATCCATGTGTTTTGGCACGAGGGTATGCTCCAACATGACACAGGGAAAGGTGTGTTTGACTCTGGGATTGACCCTGGTTTTCTTGATGTTCTTGATAAGCACCCTGAAAATTCCGACAGAATCAAGAACATGCTTTCTATCTTAAAAAGGGGTCCCATttctccttttctttcttggcattCTGGGAGGCCTGCACTCATTAATGAATTGTATTCTTTTCATACTCGAG AATATATTAATGAACTAATCGAAGCAGATAGATGTGGTGGGAGAGAGTTCTGTTCTGGTACATTTCTGAATCCCGGATCTTGGCATGCTTCTCTTCTAGCTGCTGGTACTGCACTGGCAGCAATGAAGCATATCCTTGACGGCTCTGGAAAAATTGCTTATACATTGGTTAGGCCACCTGGTCATCATGCTCAGCCCACTCAAGCTGATGGATACTGCTTCCTTAATAACGCTGGTCTTGCTGTACAGTTCGCTTTAGATACTGGTTGTAGGAAAGTGGTCGTTGTTGATATTGATGTTCATTATGGAAATGGAACTGCAGAGGGGTTTTATCGTTCTAATAAGGTTCTTACTGTTTCTCTTCATATGAATCATGGTTCATGGGGATCATCACATCCACAGAGTGGATCAGTGGAAGAAGTTGGTGAAGAGGAAGGGTTTGGTTATAATTTGAATATACCTCTGCCGAATGGAACAGGTGATAAAGGCTATAAATATGCTATGACAAAGATTGTTGCCCCTGCTGTTCAGAAGTTTGAGCCTGATATGGTAGTTTTGGTTGTTGGTCAAGATTCAAGTGCT TTTGATCCAAACGGCAGGCAATGTTTGACAATGGAGGGTTACCGAGAAATAGGCAAGATAACCCGTAGCCTGGCTGACAAGCACAGCGACGGGCGTCTGCTAATAGTCCAAGAAGGTGGATACCATGTCACATATTCAGCTTACTGTCTGCATGCAACCCTTGAAGGTGTGCTTAATCTTCCACATCCCCTACTAACTGATCCTATTGCTTATTACCCTGAACAAGAGTCCTATTCAATTCAAGTAATCGATTCTATCGAGCAGTACCAGAAAGATGTCCCTATCCTAAAAGGGATATAA
- the LOC108219896 gene encoding uncharacterized protein LOC108219896 isoform X3 — protein MVEPSFAERSVIYHKDYLTNGNIVTSKAINVKENEVMTADGRSISYDYLVIASGHKDLFPESRTERLKQYQSENEKIKSSQSVLIVGGGPTGVELAGEIAVDFPEKKVTLVHNGSRLLEVLGPKAAKKTLDWLTSKNVEVKFNQKVNLSNLADGSKDYKTSAGETIKADSHFLCIGKPLASEWLKETVLRDSLDEFGRLAVDANLRIKGCKNIFAIGDITDLKEMKQGYLAQKHSAVVANNIKILMSGGNEGKMSIYEPTSKAIAIVTLGRCNGVAEFPFLTLSGFIPGLIKSKDLFVGKTRKLMGLN, from the exons ATGGTAGAGCCATCATTTGCTGAGAGATCAGTAATCTACCACAAGGATTACCTCACAAATGGTAATATTGTTACATCCAAAGCTATCAatgtaaaagaaaatgaagtcatGACTGCTGATGGTCGTTCAATTTCCTatgactatcttgtcatagCTTCTGGTCACAAAGATCTGTTCCCGGAAAGTAGAACAGAGAGACTTAAACAGTACCAGTCAG aaaatgaaaaaataaaatcttccCAGTCCGTACTGATTGTTGGAGGTGGGCCTACTGGTGTAGAACTTGCTGGGGAAATTGCGGTTGATTTTCCTGAGAAAAAGGTTACTCTGGTGCATAATGGATCTAGATTGCTGGAAGTGCTTGGACCTAAAGCTGCCAAGAAGACTCTAGACTGGTTGACATCGAAAAATGTGGAAGTGAAATTTAATCAGAAAGTCAATTTGAGTAATCTTGCAGATGGAAGCAAAGACTATAAAACTTCAGCTGGAGAAACAATCAAAGCAGATAGCCATTTCCTGTGCATTGGGAAACCACTGGCCTCAGAATGGCTAAAAGAGACTGTATTGAGGGACAGTTTAGATGAATTTGGGAGGCTAGCAGTAGATGCAAACCTCAGAATTAAGGGCTGCAAGAATATCTTTGCAATTGGTGATATTACAGATCTTAAG GAAATGAAACAGGGGTATCTGGCACAAAAACATTCTGCAGTTGTGGCGAATAACATCAAGATATTAATGTCTGGAGGAAATGAAGGTAAAATGTCGATTTACGAGCCTACTTCAAAGGCCATTGCTATTGTTACACTAGGTAGGTGTAATGGAGTGGCTGAATTTCCATTTTTAACCCTCAGCGGATTTATCCCCGGTTTAATAAAGTCCAAAGATTTGTTTGTGGGGAAGACAAGGAAACTTATGGGGCTGAACTAA
- the LOC108219896 gene encoding uncharacterized protein LOC108219896 isoform X2, with amino-acid sequence MAGTQETGNGKKVVVIGGGVAGSLAAKSLQFVSQLTLIDPKEYFEIPWANLRAMVEPSFAERSVIYHKDYLTNGNIVTSKAINVKENEVMTADGRSISYDYLVIASGHKDLFPESRTERLKQYQSENEKIKSSQSVLIVGGGPTGVELAGEIAVDFPEKKVTLVHNGSRLLEVLGPKAAKKTLDWLTSKNVEVKFNQKVNLSNLADGSKDYKTSAGETIKADSHFLCIGKPLASEWLKETVLRDSLDEFGRLAVDANLRIKGCKNIFAIGDITDLKEMKQGYLAQKHSAVVANNIKILMSGGNEADLSPV; translated from the exons ATGGCCGGAACACAAGAAACCGGAAATGGGAAAAAGGTGGTGGTTATCGGCGGTGGTGTGGCTGGTTCTTTAGCTGCTAAGTCTCTGCAATTCGTTTCTCAACTCACTCTCATTGATCC AAAAGAATATTTTGAGATTCCATGGGCAAACTTGAGGGCAATGGTAGAGCCATCATTTGCTGAGAGATCAGTAATCTACCACAAGGATTACCTCACAAATGGTAATATTGTTACATCCAAAGCTATCAatgtaaaagaaaatgaagtcatGACTGCTGATGGTCGTTCAATTTCCTatgactatcttgtcatagCTTCTGGTCACAAAGATCTGTTCCCGGAAAGTAGAACAGAGAGACTTAAACAGTACCAGTCAG aaaatgaaaaaataaaatcttccCAGTCCGTACTGATTGTTGGAGGTGGGCCTACTGGTGTAGAACTTGCTGGGGAAATTGCGGTTGATTTTCCTGAGAAAAAGGTTACTCTGGTGCATAATGGATCTAGATTGCTGGAAGTGCTTGGACCTAAAGCTGCCAAGAAGACTCTAGACTGGTTGACATCGAAAAATGTGGAAGTGAAATTTAATCAGAAAGTCAATTTGAGTAATCTTGCAGATGGAAGCAAAGACTATAAAACTTCAGCTGGAGAAACAATCAAAGCAGATAGCCATTTCCTGTGCATTGGGAAACCACTGGCCTCAGAATGGCTAAAAGAGACTGTATTGAGGGACAGTTTAGATGAATTTGGGAGGCTAGCAGTAGATGCAAACCTCAGAATTAAGGGCTGCAAGAATATCTTTGCAATTGGTGATATTACAGATCTTAAG GAAATGAAACAGGGGTATCTGGCACAAAAACATTCTGCAGTTGTGGCGAATAACATCAAGATATTAATGTCTGGAGGAAATGAAG CGGATTTATCCCCGGTTTAA
- the LOC108219896 gene encoding uncharacterized protein LOC108219896 isoform X1: protein MAGTQETGNGKKVVVIGGGVAGSLAAKSLQFVSQLTLIDPKEYFEIPWANLRAMVEPSFAERSVIYHKDYLTNGNIVTSKAINVKENEVMTADGRSISYDYLVIASGHKDLFPESRTERLKQYQSENEKIKSSQSVLIVGGGPTGVELAGEIAVDFPEKKVTLVHNGSRLLEVLGPKAAKKTLDWLTSKNVEVKFNQKVNLSNLADGSKDYKTSAGETIKADSHFLCIGKPLASEWLKETVLRDSLDEFGRLAVDANLRIKGCKNIFAIGDITDLKEMKQGYLAQKHSAVVANNIKILMSGGNEGKMSIYEPTSKAIAIVTLGRCNGVAEFPFLTLSGFIPGLIKSKDLFVGKTRKLMGLN from the exons ATGGCCGGAACACAAGAAACCGGAAATGGGAAAAAGGTGGTGGTTATCGGCGGTGGTGTGGCTGGTTCTTTAGCTGCTAAGTCTCTGCAATTCGTTTCTCAACTCACTCTCATTGATCC AAAAGAATATTTTGAGATTCCATGGGCAAACTTGAGGGCAATGGTAGAGCCATCATTTGCTGAGAGATCAGTAATCTACCACAAGGATTACCTCACAAATGGTAATATTGTTACATCCAAAGCTATCAatgtaaaagaaaatgaagtcatGACTGCTGATGGTCGTTCAATTTCCTatgactatcttgtcatagCTTCTGGTCACAAAGATCTGTTCCCGGAAAGTAGAACAGAGAGACTTAAACAGTACCAGTCAG aaaatgaaaaaataaaatcttccCAGTCCGTACTGATTGTTGGAGGTGGGCCTACTGGTGTAGAACTTGCTGGGGAAATTGCGGTTGATTTTCCTGAGAAAAAGGTTACTCTGGTGCATAATGGATCTAGATTGCTGGAAGTGCTTGGACCTAAAGCTGCCAAGAAGACTCTAGACTGGTTGACATCGAAAAATGTGGAAGTGAAATTTAATCAGAAAGTCAATTTGAGTAATCTTGCAGATGGAAGCAAAGACTATAAAACTTCAGCTGGAGAAACAATCAAAGCAGATAGCCATTTCCTGTGCATTGGGAAACCACTGGCCTCAGAATGGCTAAAAGAGACTGTATTGAGGGACAGTTTAGATGAATTTGGGAGGCTAGCAGTAGATGCAAACCTCAGAATTAAGGGCTGCAAGAATATCTTTGCAATTGGTGATATTACAGATCTTAAG GAAATGAAACAGGGGTATCTGGCACAAAAACATTCTGCAGTTGTGGCGAATAACATCAAGATATTAATGTCTGGAGGAAATGAAGGTAAAATGTCGATTTACGAGCCTACTTCAAAGGCCATTGCTATTGTTACACTAGGTAGGTGTAATGGAGTGGCTGAATTTCCATTTTTAACCCTCAGCGGATTTATCCCCGGTTTAATAAAGTCCAAAGATTTGTTTGTGGGGAAGACAAGGAAACTTATGGGGCTGAACTAA
- the LOC108224129 gene encoding receptor protein kinase TMK1, with amino-acid sequence MGCDHFEFGINILLWLCISSLVCSLTHPGDFAILDDFRNGLENSELLEWPNKGDDPCGPPLWPHVFCSDGRVTQIQAKNLGLKGPLPQNFNMLIKLENLGLQNNRLNGTLPSFSGLSELQYAYLDFNEFDAIPSDFFHGLSSVRVLALDRNPFNASSGWSISDELQESAQLTNFSCSGCNVVGPLPDFFGTMPSLSLLRLAENRISGSIPESFRESMLQILWLNGQSDGGMTGTIDVIGSMTGLTEVLLHGNQFSGTIPESIGDLTSLQQLNLNGNKFVGLIPPGLANLNLRKLDLSNNMLMGPIPKFKASNVTYSSNSFCQSDPGEKCSPSVDALLDFLSASGFPPNLASQWSGNDPCQQPWLGIVCNSESQVSRIILRGFHLNGTLSPSLANLDSLLEIHLDRNNLSGTVPSNITKLKSLRVLDLTGNNFAPPLPKFHDNVKIIIDGNPQLVAAKGGQPLVAPLAPSPATSPKVSPRSPSSNSSAGNVDSQKPDSPPSPSKASTFDSPDSFTQKNESSKGKKVKYVIVAASIVSSMTLIVLTALLSVYCYKKRKDSKKAPGAFVVHPRDISGSNNIVKITVSSDMDGSYQTGSNYEHRVNGGLQNTHVIEDGNAVISVQVLRKVTDNFAPKNELGRGGFGVVYKGELEDGTRLAVKRMEAGVVSNKAVDEFEAEIGVLSKVRHRHLVSLLGYSVEGNERLLVYEYMPQGALSMHLFRWKKLNLEPLSWKRRLTIALDVARGMEYLHNLAHQSFIHRDLKSSNILLGDDFRAKVSDFGLVKLAPDRERSVATRLAGTFGYLAPEYAVTGKITTKADVFSFGVVLMELLTGLMALDEQRSEESRYLAEWFLQIKPDKKKLNDAIDPTIDAKEEIFDSISIIADLAGHCTARDPNHRPDMGHAVNVLGQLIEKWKPFDSETEDYSGIDYNLPLSEMLEGWKESETTNSKNSDLQDSTGSIPNRPAGFADSFTSSDAR; translated from the exons ATGGGTTGTGATCATTTTGAGTTtggtattaatattttgttgtgGTTGTGTATTAGTTCACTTGTTTGTAGTCTCACCCACCCTGGTGATTTTGCAATTCTGGATGATTTTAGAAATGGGTTGGAAAATTCAGAGCTTCTGGAGTGGCCAAACAAGGGTGATGACCCTTGTGGCCCTCCTCTTTGGCCTCATGTCTTTTGTTCTGATGGTAGAGTTACACAAATTCAGGCTAAAAATTTGGGCTTGAAGGGGCCTTTACCTCAGAACTTCAATATGCTcataaaacttgaaaatttgGGTCTGCAGAATAACAGACTAAATGGTACATTGCCTAGTTTTAGCGGGTTATCAGAATTGCAGTATGCATACTTGGATTTCAATGAGTTTGATGCGATCCCTTCGGATTTCTTTCATGGTCTAAGTAGTGTGAGGGTTCTTGCTTTAGACAGAAACCCGTTTAATGCGAGTTCAGGATGGTCTATATCTGATGAGCTTCAAGAGTCAGCTCAACTGACAAATTTTTCGTGTAGTGGTTGTAATGTGGTTGGACCTTTGCCAGATTTTTTCGGGACAATGCCATCTCTGTCTTTACTGAGGCTGGCAGAAAACAGAATATCTGGCAGTATACCGGAGAGCTTTCGTGAGTCCATGTTACAGATTCTTTGGCTGAATGGTCAAAGTGATGGAGGAATGACGGGCACAATTGATGTCATTGGTTCGATGACAGGACTGACTGAAGTATTGCTTCATGGTAATCAGTTTTCTGGGACTATCCCTGAAAGTATTGGGGATCTAACATCTTTGCAACAACTTAACCTTAATGGGAACAAATTTGTTGGCTTGATTCCGCCAGGTTTGGCAAATTTGAATTTACGGAAATTGGATTTGAGCAACAATATGCTTATGGGTCCGATCCCAAAGTTTAAAGCTTCTAACGTAACTTATTCTTCAAATTCGTTCTGTCAGTCTGATCCTGGTGAGAAATGTTCTCCTAGCGTAGATGCATTACTAGATTTTCTCAGTGCTTCTGGGTTCCCTCCAAATTTGGCTTCTCAATGGTCTGGTAATGATCCATGTCAACAGCCCTGGTTGGGTATCGTATGCAACTCAGAGTCCCAGGTTTCTCGAATAATTTTGCGTGGCTTCCATCTTAATGGCACATTAAGTCCTTCACTTGCAAATTTAGATTCTCTACTCGAGATTCACCTTGATAGGAACAATCTAAGTGGCACAGTCCCCTCAAATATAACGAAGTTAAAATCTTTGCGAGTGTTAGATTTAACCGGAAACAATTTTGCACCTCCATTGCCAAAGTTTCATGATAACGTGAAGATCATAATAGATGGCAATCCTCAATTAGTTGCTGCAAAAGGTGGGCAGCCACTTGTTGCTCCACTTGCCCCATCTCCGGCTACTAGTCCAAAGGTAAGTCCAAGATCACCATCAAGCAATTCCTCGGCAGGTAATGTTGATTCACAAAAACCAGACAGCCCACCTTCCCCATCCAAAGCTTCAACTTTTGATTCACCTGATTCTTTCACACAGAAGAACGAGTCAAGTAAAGGCAAGAAAGTCAAGTATGTCATTGTTGCTGCCTCAATTGTATCTTCTATGACTCTAATTGTTCTTACAGCTCTTTTATCTGTATATTGCTACAAGAAACGCAAAGACTCTAAGAAAGCTCCTGGTGCTTTTGTCGTACACCCAAGAGATATATCTGGCTCAAATAACATTGTCAAAATTACTGTTTCTAGCGACATGGATGGGTCTTATCAAACTGGGTCTAACTACGAGCACAGAGTAAACGGTGGATTACAAAATACCCATGTAATTGAGGACGGAAATGCAGTCATCTCCGTTCAGGTTCTTCGCAAGGTAACTGATAATTTTGCACCAAAAAATGAACTTGGGCGTGGAGGTTTTGGAGTAGTATACAAGGGAGAACTAGAAGATGGAACCAGATTGGCAGTTAAAAGAATGGAAGCAGGGGTAGTTAGTAACAAAGCAGTGGATGAATTTGAAGCTGAAATTGGTGTTCTTTCCAAGGTTCGACACCGGCATCTAGTTTCGCTTCTTGGGTACTCTGTTGAAGGCAATGAGAGGCTTTTGGTCTATGAATATATGCCTCAAGGGGCTCTAAGCATGCATCTCTTTCGTTGGAAGAAACTAAATCTAGAGCCCTTATCTTGGAAAAGAAGGCTTACTATTGCTTTAGATGTTGCCAGGGGAATGGAATATCTTCATAATTTGGCACACCAGAGCTTCATACATCGTGACCTGAAATCTTCAAATATACTTCTTGGGGATGACTTTAGAGCAAAAGTTTCTGACTTTGGATTAGTAAAACTGGCCCCTGATCGAGAGAGGTCTGTTGCAACTAGGCTTGCTGGAACATTTGGATACCTTGCACCGGAATATGCTG TGACAGGCAAGATCACAACTAAAGCTGATGTTTTCAGTTTTGGAGTTGTGTTAATGGAACTTTTAACTGGATTAATGGCACTTGATGAACAACGTAGCGAGGAAAGCAGGTATCTCGCTGAGTGGTTTTTACAGATAAAACCGGACAAGAAGAAGCTAAATGATGCTATTGATCCAACTATTGACGCAAAGGAAGAAATTTTCGATAGCATTTCCATTATAGCTGATCTGGCCGGACACTGCACTGCGAGGGATCCAAATCATCGGCCAGATATGGGACATGCAGTTAATGTGCTGGGTCAATTGATTGAGAAGTGGAAGCCTTTTGATAGTGAAACAGAGGACTATTCTGGCATAGATTACAATCTACCTCTGTCAGAAATGCTGGAGGGATGGAAGGAATCAGAAACCACTAATTCCAAAAACTCTGATTTACAGGATAGCACTGGAAGCATACCAAATAGACCAGCTGGATTTGCAGATTCCTTTACATCTTCCGATGCCCGATAG
- the LOC108223501 gene encoding transcription factor LHW gives MGYLLKEALKTLCGVNQWSYAVFWKIGCQNPKLLIWEECYYGPVTYSGVPLMPGIEISKCTFHDWHTGLAAPEMYNSLGFQGGDRVQLLVNKMMLDNHVNIVGEGLVGRAAFTGNYHWIHSQNYIKEYHPPEVLNEIHQQISAGMQTVAVIPVLPHGVVQLGSSSSITENMQFVNDVKTLILQLGYIPGVLFSDNFATTEPASELEAVVLSNSASTNPSGKSKALTSCSTDNYNQQNDSRALSIVGQTQDNPLSTALNFNHQPSVISNAEAQNIADRKPAIDQSSQLENRITGAESINSDPKFWWNEKAPSYLTESMVNQQPSPGPSATISGSRNSEKKLLVDYAVGCGNVSDASLLKWTTEGLISSPHECSGNAQLQKLSNPHYVLSGLSEISNVSSLSSVHEFVRRQTESEFQNGYQYTNQLSPLNIAKELAPNHSSPSSSDTRNKFQDKTCSQFDLDRGKEEKKNDMFHDSIDPFPPAHNHFTQSNGGFGFIHDTQKQKSGYYSIGHAQFEDAHVQSHSGDDLFDVFGMNFKNRLLDESWNNLLNDGTGTNLQYLEKNNHTLYKLQNASSVRQVHNEGTSDSDAFCVTSTDHLLDAVVSSVQPATKEASDDSLSCKTSLTKVSSAYAPTASTSCKRAITSNLMQEACIDLAKSLPKEMALKSCSFNYEPCKEESEIFSQSKSFYGSQSNSWIEQGSEIKQSTSSTAITKKPDVTSKSNRKRSKPGENPRPRPKDRQMIQDRVKELREIVPNSAKCSIDALLERTIKHMMFLQGVTKHADKLKQTGESKILNKEGGLLLKDNFEGGATWAYEVGSQSMVCPIIVEDLNTPRQMLVEMLCEERGLFLEIADIVKGLGLTILKGVLETRNNKIWAQFVVEANRDVTRMEIFLSLVRLLGHTVQSSAVSANGAGNDSAAPHQPLHPGVSIAATGRPCSFQ, from the exons ATGGGTTATCTTTTAAAAGAAGCTCTCAAAACTCTCTGTGGAGTTAACCAGTGGTCTTATGCTGTTTTTTGGAAGATTGGTTGCCAAAACCCTAA GCTTTTAATCTGGGAAGAATGCTATTATGGTCCGGTTACATATTCTGGTGTACCACTCATGCCTGGGATTGAAATATCAAAATGTACTTTTCACGACTGGCATACTGGTCTTGCtgctcctgaaatgtacaattCTCTTGGGTTCCAAGGGGGGGATAGAGTGCAATTACTTGTGAACAAGATGATGCTAGACAATCATGTTAATATTGTTGGAGAAGG ACTCGTTGGGCGGGCTGCATTCACCGGAAACTATCATTGGATTCATTCCCAGaattatataaaagaatacCATCCACCAGAG GTACTAAATGAGATACATCAGCAGATCTCAGCTGGAATGCAG ACTGTTGCAGTAATTCCTGTTCTTCCTCATGGTGTTGTTCAGCTTGGCTCGTCATCATCT ATAACAGAGAACATGCAGTTTGTAAATGACGTCAAGACTCTGATTCTGCAACTAGGATATATTCCTGGAGTTCTGTTTTCAGACAACTTTGCAACTACAGAACCTGCCTCGGAGCTTGAAGCAGTAGTTCTTAGTAATTCTGCTTCTACTAATCCTTCTGGAAAATCTAAGGCCCTGACTTCTTGCTCTACTGACAACTACAACCAGCAAAATGACTCTCGAGCTTTGAGTATAGTTGGTCAAACTCAGGATAATCCACTGTCTACTGCTCTAAACTTTAACCACCAACCCTCTGTTATATCCAATGCTGAAGCTCAAAATATTGCAGATAGAAAGCCGGCAATTGATCAAAGCAGCCAACTAGAAAATAGAATTACAGGAGCTGAAAGCATCAACTCTGATCCAAAATTTTGGTGGAATGAGAAGGCCCCTTCTTACCTTACGGAATCTATGGTAAATCAGCAACCCTCTCCTGGTCCATCAGCTACTATTTCTGGTAGTAGAAACTCGGAAAAAAAGTTGTTGGTAGATTACGCTGTTGGCTGTGGTAATGTATCTGATGCATCTCTCTTGAAGTGGACAACAGAAGGCTTGATTTCAAGTCCTCATGAATGTTCGGGCAATGCCCAACTACAAAAGTTAAGTAACCCGCATTATGTTTTGAGTGGTCTGTCAGAGATATCAAATGTGTCATCTCTTTCAAGTGTGCATGAATTTGTGAGAAGGCAAACTGAAAGTGAGTTTCAAAATGGCTATCAGTATACAAACCAGTTGTCTCCACTGAATATTGCAAAAGAATTGGCTCCCAACCACTCATCCCCTAGTAGTTCTGACACTAGAAATAAATTTCAAGACAAAACATGCTCTCAGTTTGACTTAGACAGGGGTAAAGAGGAAAAGAAAAATGATATGTTTCATGATAGTATTGACCCTTTTCCTCCAGCACACAATCATTTCACTCAGTCTAATGGTGGTTTTGGTTTTATTCATGATACTCAGAAGCAAAAATCTGGATATTATAGTATTGGGCATGCTCAGTTTGAGGATGCGCATGTCCAGTCGCATTCTGGGGAtgacttgtttgatgtttttggtatgaattttaaaaaccgTCTCCTCGATGAAAGTTGGAATAATCTCTTAAATGATGGGACTGGAACAAACTTGCAATATCTGGAGAAGAATAACCATACACTGTACAAACTTCAAAATGCAAGTTCTGTAAGGCAAGTACATAATGAAGGAACCTCAGATAGTGATGCTTTCTGTGTGACAAGCACAGATCATCTTCTAGATGCTGTGGTCTCCAGTGTTCAGCCTGCTACAAAGGAGGCTTCGGATGATAGTTTGTCTTGCAAGACTTCATTGACAAAGGTCAGTAGCGCTTATGCTCCTACTGCTTCAACTTCCTGTAAGCGAGCGATTACTTCTAACCTGATGCAGGAAGCATGCATTGATCTTGCCAAATCCTTACCAAAAGAAATGGCACTCAAATCTTGTTCATTCAATTATGAGCCGTGTAAAGAAGAGTCAGAGATCTTTTCCCAAAGCAAGTCCTTTTATGGATCCCAAAGTAATTCTTGGATTGAACAAGGTTCTGAAATAAAGCAGAGTACTAGTTCAACAGCAATTACCAAGAAGCCTGATGTAACCAGCAAATCAAATCGCAAAAGATCTAAACCTGGAGAGAATCCTAGACCCAGACCAAAAGACCGGCAGATGATTCAAGATCGCGTAAAAGAGTTGAGGGAAATAGTTCCAAATAGTGCAAAG TGTAGCATCGATGCATTACTGGAACGGACTATTAAACATATGATGTTCTTACAAGGTGTTACGAAGCATGCTGACAAACTAAAACAAACTGGGGAATCCAAg ATTCTGAACAAGGAAGGTGGATTACTATTGAAGGATAACTTTGAAGGTGGAGCAACGTGGGCATATGAAGTTGGTTCACAATCAATGGTCTGCCCTATCATAGTTGAAGATTTGAATACACCGCGCCAAATGCTTGTAGAG ATGCTCTGTGAAGAACGAGGTTTATTTTTGGAAATAGCTGATATCGTAAAAGGATTAGGATTGACCATTTTGAAGGGGGTGTTGGAAACTCGTAACAACAAGATATGGGCACAATTTGTCGTAGAG GCTAACAGAGATGTAACGAGGATGGAAATATTTCTCTCCCTCGTCCGCCTCTTGGGGCATACAGTCCAAAGCAGCGCAGTGTCAGCCAATGGTGCAGGTAATGACAGTGCAGCGCCTCACCAGCCTCTCCATCCTGGGGTTTCTATTGCTGCAACTGGTAGGCCATGTAGTTTTCAGTGA